The genomic region CCCGTCTTGCGGTCGGTGTAGGACACGATGCGCGGGAAGGCCCGGTCGACGCGCACGTCGAGGGCGTCGGAGCGCAGTACGGCCTCGGCCGGACCGGCGTTCCCGGAGCCCTTGGTCCCGGCGTCCGCCGCGAAGGCGGACGGGGTGACGAATGCCGCACCGACACCGGCCAGTGCGGTGGCGGCGACAACTGTCCTGCGGCTGGGCCCTCGGTCTTGTTCGTGCACGCTCGCTCCTCCATCGCGACGATCATCCGTGCACGTCACGATGGAGGGGCGGGGCGTGTGCGCCTATGGACAAAGGAGGAACAGGTGTTGGACTAAAGCGTTATCCGCCGCTTTGCCCGCCGTTCACGTCCGGCGCTTTGACCGGCCCTTTACCGGGGTTGTCGACCGGGAGGGCTGCCGTGGCGTCACTTGAGTGTGTCCGCCGCTGCCTCGATGTCCGCGGCGAAGGTGGACAGCTGGGTGTAGATGCCCGGGTATCCGGGCTCGGCGCAGCCCTGGCCCCAGCTGACGATCCCGACCTGGATCCACGCCCCGTGGTCGTCCTTGCGGAACATCGGTCCGCCGGAGTCGCCCTGGCAGGTGTCGGTGCCGCCCTGGTCGACGTATCCGGCGCAGATCTCGTCGGTGGGGGTGAGCCCCGTTCCGTACGCCTTCTGGCACTGGTCGTCCGGGACGTAGGGCACGGTCGCCTTGCGCAGGTAGCGTTCCTGGCCGCCGTCCTCGCTCGTCGATCCCCAGCCCACGATGGTGAAATTTCCCTGGTCGTAGGCCGTATCGGTGACGATCGGGAGCCTGGGGAGCTCGAACGGCCGGGCCAGTTTGATCAGTGCCCAGTCCTTGCCCTTGCCGTGGTAGCCGGGGGCGCGGAGGACTTTGGTGGAGGTGATGTGGACGGCGCGGGGGCTCTGCAGGTCGATGGAGCCGGCGGTGGCGGTGATGGAGGTGTTGTTCCCCGTCGCGGGTACGCAGTGTGCGGCGGTCAGGACGATGTCCTTGGCGTAGAGGGCGCCGCCGCAGCCCCGGGAGAGATGCACCATGAAGGGGAACTGGCCCTCGGCCACCCGGGTGCCGCCGACGACGGGCACGGGTGAGGCGGACGCGGTCGCGTACGGGGCGGGCTGCAGGCTGAGAGCGGCGAGGGCCGCGGCGGCTGTGGCCGCGCCTCGGCCGAGGTGGCGCATGCGCTGGTTCAACGGGCTTCCTCTCGTGGGGGGCTCGGGATTCGTGATCCCGCGGTCCGGAAGGGATCGTTCCCACGACCATGGCCGCTGCGCGGGGTTTCCGCCCGGCCGTACGACCTCACCCGGCCCGCGGGTGAGGTCGTTACAGTGGGGTCCGTGACGGGCGGCAGCGAGGTCGTGCACGGTTTTCCGCACCTGGACACGGTCCGGGCGGCCATCACGGCGCTCCACAAACGCCTCTCGTACGACGGCATCCGCGGTTACGCGCCGAGTGTCGCGCCGGTCGATGTGGCCTTCTCCGATCTGGACGACCTGTATCCGGGCGCGCAGCGGGTGGCCCGTGCGCTGGTCCAGCACTTCCGGCTGCCGGATGCCCGCCTGATCGTCAGTTTCCGTGAGATGCAGCATGCGGCCGGGGTCGAACTGGCCGCGGGGCCGGAGTACTTCATCGAGCTCAACGACCGTTTCCGCACGCACCGCGAGGACATCGGCGCGGCCCTCGCGCACGAGGTCGCGCATGTGCTGCTGCACCGGCTGGACCTGGCCTTCCCCGGTACCCGGGACAACGAGATCCTCACCGACACCGTGACGACGTATCTGGGTGCGGGCTGGCTGTTGCTGGACGCGTTCCGCGAGGACGGGGTGTCCAGCCAGAAGCTCGGGTATCTCACTCCGGAGGAGTTCGGGTACGTGCTGGCCAAGCGGGCGCTGGTCTTCGACGAGGACCCGGCGATCTGGTTCACCAGCCCGCAGGCGTATGTGGCTTACACCAAGGGGTCGGCCCTGGCCGGGCAGGACGGGCGGCAGCCGCCGCTGACCGCGGCGGGCCGGTCGGGCCGCCGGGCCTACGCCAGGAACCGCGCGGCTGCGCTGAAGCACGGCGGGCACAGCTCCCCCGGTGCGCCGTACGCCTTCGAGCAGGGTGCGGACGGACTGCGCGTCAGCTTCCCCTGCCCCACCTGCTGTCAGCGCATCCGGGTGCCCGTGCGGGGGCGGGTGCGGGCGCGCTGCGGGCTCTGCCGCACGG from Streptomyces sp. NBC_01267 harbors:
- a CDS encoding S1 family peptidase, which gives rise to MNQRMRHLGRGAATAAAALAALSLQPAPYATASASPVPVVGGTRVAEGQFPFMVHLSRGCGGALYAKDIVLTAAHCVPATGNNTSITATAGSIDLQSPRAVHITSTKVLRAPGYHGKGKDWALIKLARPFELPRLPIVTDTAYDQGNFTIVGWGSTSEDGGQERYLRKATVPYVPDDQCQKAYGTGLTPTDEICAGYVDQGGTDTCQGDSGGPMFRKDDHGAWIQVGIVSWGQGCAEPGYPGIYTQLSTFAADIEAAADTLK